In Salmo salar chromosome ssa03, Ssal_v3.1, whole genome shotgun sequence, a single genomic region encodes these proteins:
- the LOC106601655 gene encoding ankyrin repeat and SOCS box protein 16 isoform X1 translates to MSRDTFTFNSAALHSLKVDQELQEWEDKRQALAHRRAMSRPPVSRASRPPPRQQRGLQEIRVYEARCRDTTIHNTFMCGDMKGVHTVLKDPCMVNALMETVHEEMVWAPELGMWTMSSKIKQTSALRLAASKGHSGCVEELLFRGAEVDADPGGSTALHDACIGGHDSCVQLLLSHGADPDLLAEDGSAPLHLCNTAQTFQCAELLVTGGAEVNVLTSETKLMPLHVVARRGLEEHVKLFLSHGADVSARNREGETPLNAACGGAERPAEAGRYLRVVQMLLGAGADPCTAGRKHHTPLHNACSNCSPRIAEILLQHGAKADVQNCAGYTPMDCLLQVVEDYPDQHPEAVARSLLNHGAKAGKSLMLKLCLLSPATLEVMLNCYAVVPSCEEWMQSIPLEIHETHQGFFDSVRQMTSQPRSLQHLCRCALRRHLGKGIDAAISRLDIPSSLMEYLLLRNDGEIR, encoded by the exons ATGTCCAGGGACACATTTACCTTCAACTCAGCCGCCTTGCATTCTCTGAAAGTGGATCAGGAGCTCCAGGAGTGGGAGGATAAGCGGCAGGCATTGGCTCACAGGAGGGCCATGAGCCGGCCACCTGTGTCCCGGGCCTCCAGACCCCCTCCCAGACAGCAGCGGGGCCTCCAGGAGATCCGGGTCTATGAGGCCCGATGCAGAGACACCACAATCCACAACACATTCATGTGTGGGGACATGAAGGGAGTGCACACTGTGTTAAAGGACCCCTGCATGGTCAACGCACTGATGGAAACAGTACATGAGGAGATGGTGTGGGCTCCAGAGCTGG GGATGTGGACCATGAGCTCCAAGATCAAGCAGACATCTGCATTGCGTCTGGCAGCCAGCAAGGGACACTCAGGCTGTGTGGAGGAGCTGCTGTTTCGAGGGGCGGAGGTGGATGCTGACCCTGGTGGCAGCACAGCCCTGCATGATGCCTGTATAGGTGGCCATGACAGCTGTGTCCAGCTGCTGCTATCCCACGGAGCAGACCCTGACCTGCTGGCAGAAGACGGCAGTGCACCCCTTCACCTCTGCAACACAGCCCAGACATTTCA GTGTGCTGAGCTGCTGGTTACGGGTGGGGCAGAGGTCAATGTGTTGACCAGTGAAACAAAGCTAATGCCCCTCCATGTGGTGGCTCGTCGGGGTCTGGAGGAGCATGTGAAGCTCTTTCTGTCCCATGGAGCTGATGTGTCAGCCAGGAACCGTGAGGGGGAGACCCCCCTCAATGCAGCCTGTGGTGGGGCTGAGAGGCCTGCCGAGGCTGGGCGGTACCTCCGCGTGGTCCAGATGCTGCTGGGAGCTGGGGCTGACCCCTGCACTGCAGGCAGGAAACACCACACACCTCTACACAACGCCTGTAGTAACTGCAGCCCACGCATTGCAGAAATTTTACTACAACATGGAGCCAAAGCAGATGTGCAGAACTGTGCTGGATACACACCCATGGACTGTCTGTTACAG GTGGTGGAGGACTATCCAGACCAGCATCCTGAGGCTGTAGCACGCTCCCTCCTAAACCACGGGGCCAAGGCCGGTAAAAGCTTG ATGCTGAAACTctgcctcctctcccctgccACTCTGGAGGTAATGCTGAACTGCTATGCTGTTGTCCCTTCCTGTGAGGAATGGATGCAGTCTATCCCTCTTGAGATACATGAG ACGCACCAGGGTTTCTTTGACTCTGTGAGGCAGATGACTAGCCAGCCCCGCTCCCTGCAGCACCTGTGCCGCTGTGCTCTGCGCCGCCACTTAGGAAAAGGTATCGACGCAGCTATCAGTAGATTGGACATCCCCAGCTCTCTGATGGAGTATCTACTACTTCGGAATGACGGGGAGATCCGGTGA
- the LOC106601655 gene encoding ankyrin repeat and SOCS box protein 16 isoform X3 has protein sequence MSRPPVSRASRPPPRQQRGLQEIRVYEARCRDTTIHNTFMCGDMKGVHTVLKDPCMVNALMETVHEEMVWAPELGMWTMSSKIKQTSALRLAASKGHSGCVEELLFRGAEVDADPGGSTALHDACIGGHDSCVQLLLSHGADPDLLAEDGSAPLHLCNTAQTFQCAELLVTGGAEVNVLTSETKLMPLHVVARRGLEEHVKLFLSHGADVSARNREGETPLNAACGGAERPAEAGRYLRVVQMLLGAGADPCTAGRKHHTPLHNACSNCSPRIAEILLQHGAKADVQNCAGYTPMDCLLQVVEDYPDQHPEAVARSLLNHGAKAGKSLMLKLCLLSPATLEVMLNCYAVVPSCEEWMQSIPLEIHETHQGFFDSVRQMTSQPRSLQHLCRCALRRHLGKGIDAAISRLDIPSSLMEYLLLRNDGEIR, from the exons ATGAGCCGGCCACCTGTGTCCCGGGCCTCCAGACCCCCTCCCAGACAGCAGCGGGGCCTCCAGGAGATCCGGGTCTATGAGGCCCGATGCAGAGACACCACAATCCACAACACATTCATGTGTGGGGACATGAAGGGAGTGCACACTGTGTTAAAGGACCCCTGCATGGTCAACGCACTGATGGAAACAGTACATGAGGAGATGGTGTGGGCTCCAGAGCTGG GGATGTGGACCATGAGCTCCAAGATCAAGCAGACATCTGCATTGCGTCTGGCAGCCAGCAAGGGACACTCAGGCTGTGTGGAGGAGCTGCTGTTTCGAGGGGCGGAGGTGGATGCTGACCCTGGTGGCAGCACAGCCCTGCATGATGCCTGTATAGGTGGCCATGACAGCTGTGTCCAGCTGCTGCTATCCCACGGAGCAGACCCTGACCTGCTGGCAGAAGACGGCAGTGCACCCCTTCACCTCTGCAACACAGCCCAGACATTTCA GTGTGCTGAGCTGCTGGTTACGGGTGGGGCAGAGGTCAATGTGTTGACCAGTGAAACAAAGCTAATGCCCCTCCATGTGGTGGCTCGTCGGGGTCTGGAGGAGCATGTGAAGCTCTTTCTGTCCCATGGAGCTGATGTGTCAGCCAGGAACCGTGAGGGGGAGACCCCCCTCAATGCAGCCTGTGGTGGGGCTGAGAGGCCTGCCGAGGCTGGGCGGTACCTCCGCGTGGTCCAGATGCTGCTGGGAGCTGGGGCTGACCCCTGCACTGCAGGCAGGAAACACCACACACCTCTACACAACGCCTGTAGTAACTGCAGCCCACGCATTGCAGAAATTTTACTACAACATGGAGCCAAAGCAGATGTGCAGAACTGTGCTGGATACACACCCATGGACTGTCTGTTACAG GTGGTGGAGGACTATCCAGACCAGCATCCTGAGGCTGTAGCACGCTCCCTCCTAAACCACGGGGCCAAGGCCGGTAAAAGCTTG ATGCTGAAACTctgcctcctctcccctgccACTCTGGAGGTAATGCTGAACTGCTATGCTGTTGTCCCTTCCTGTGAGGAATGGATGCAGTCTATCCCTCTTGAGATACATGAG ACGCACCAGGGTTTCTTTGACTCTGTGAGGCAGATGACTAGCCAGCCCCGCTCCCTGCAGCACCTGTGCCGCTGTGCTCTGCGCCGCCACTTAGGAAAAGGTATCGACGCAGCTATCAGTAGATTGGACATCCCCAGCTCTCTGATGGAGTATCTACTACTTCGGAATGACGGGGAGATCCGGTGA
- the LOC106601655 gene encoding ankyrin repeat and SOCS box protein 16 isoform X2, with the protein MSRDTFTFNSAALHSLKVDQELQEWEDKRQALAHRRAMSRPPVSRASRPPPRQQRGLQEIRVYEARCRDTTIHNTFMCGDMKGVHTVLKDPCMVNALMETVHEEMVWAPELGMWTMSSKIKQTSALRLAASKGHSGCVEELLFRGAEVDADPGGSTALHDACIGGHDSCVQLLLSHGADPDLLAEDGSAPLHLCNTAQTFQCAELLVTGGAEVNVLTSETKLMPLHVVARRGLEEHVKLFLSHGADVSARNREGETPLNAACGGAERPAEAGRYLRVVQMLLGAGADPCTAGRKHHTPLHNACSNCSPRIAEILLQHGAKADVQNCAGYTPMDCLLQVVEDYPDQHPEAVARSLLNHGAKAGKSLMLKLCLLSPATLETHQGFFDSVRQMTSQPRSLQHLCRCALRRHLGKGIDAAISRLDIPSSLMEYLLLRNDGEIR; encoded by the exons ATGTCCAGGGACACATTTACCTTCAACTCAGCCGCCTTGCATTCTCTGAAAGTGGATCAGGAGCTCCAGGAGTGGGAGGATAAGCGGCAGGCATTGGCTCACAGGAGGGCCATGAGCCGGCCACCTGTGTCCCGGGCCTCCAGACCCCCTCCCAGACAGCAGCGGGGCCTCCAGGAGATCCGGGTCTATGAGGCCCGATGCAGAGACACCACAATCCACAACACATTCATGTGTGGGGACATGAAGGGAGTGCACACTGTGTTAAAGGACCCCTGCATGGTCAACGCACTGATGGAAACAGTACATGAGGAGATGGTGTGGGCTCCAGAGCTGG GGATGTGGACCATGAGCTCCAAGATCAAGCAGACATCTGCATTGCGTCTGGCAGCCAGCAAGGGACACTCAGGCTGTGTGGAGGAGCTGCTGTTTCGAGGGGCGGAGGTGGATGCTGACCCTGGTGGCAGCACAGCCCTGCATGATGCCTGTATAGGTGGCCATGACAGCTGTGTCCAGCTGCTGCTATCCCACGGAGCAGACCCTGACCTGCTGGCAGAAGACGGCAGTGCACCCCTTCACCTCTGCAACACAGCCCAGACATTTCA GTGTGCTGAGCTGCTGGTTACGGGTGGGGCAGAGGTCAATGTGTTGACCAGTGAAACAAAGCTAATGCCCCTCCATGTGGTGGCTCGTCGGGGTCTGGAGGAGCATGTGAAGCTCTTTCTGTCCCATGGAGCTGATGTGTCAGCCAGGAACCGTGAGGGGGAGACCCCCCTCAATGCAGCCTGTGGTGGGGCTGAGAGGCCTGCCGAGGCTGGGCGGTACCTCCGCGTGGTCCAGATGCTGCTGGGAGCTGGGGCTGACCCCTGCACTGCAGGCAGGAAACACCACACACCTCTACACAACGCCTGTAGTAACTGCAGCCCACGCATTGCAGAAATTTTACTACAACATGGAGCCAAAGCAGATGTGCAGAACTGTGCTGGATACACACCCATGGACTGTCTGTTACAG GTGGTGGAGGACTATCCAGACCAGCATCCTGAGGCTGTAGCACGCTCCCTCCTAAACCACGGGGCCAAGGCCGGTAAAAGCTTG ATGCTGAAACTctgcctcctctcccctgccACTCTGGAG ACGCACCAGGGTTTCTTTGACTCTGTGAGGCAGATGACTAGCCAGCCCCGCTCCCTGCAGCACCTGTGCCGCTGTGCTCTGCGCCGCCACTTAGGAAAAGGTATCGACGCAGCTATCAGTAGATTGGACATCCCCAGCTCTCTGATGGAGTATCTACTACTTCGGAATGACGGGGAGATCCGGTGA
- the LOC106601655 gene encoding ankyrin repeat and SOCS box protein 16 isoform X4, which produces MSRDTFTFNSAALHSLKVDQELQEWEDKRQALAHRRAMSRPPVSRASRPPPRQQRGLQEIRVYEARCRDTTIHNTFMCGDMKGVHTVLKDPCMVNALMETVHEEMVWAPELGMWTMSSKIKQTSALRLAASKGHSGCVEELLFRGAEVDADPGGSTALHDACIGGHDSCVQLLLSHGADPDLLAEDGSAPLHLCNTAQTFQCAELLVTGGAEVNVLTSETKLMPLHVVARRGLEEHVKLFLSHGADVSARNREGETPLNAACGGAERPAEAGRYLRVVQMLLGAGADPCTAGRKHHTPLHNACSNCSPRIAEILLQHGAKADVQNCAGYTPMDCLLQVVEDYPDQHPEAVARSLLNHGAKAGKSLVCQGGQLEKC; this is translated from the exons ATGTCCAGGGACACATTTACCTTCAACTCAGCCGCCTTGCATTCTCTGAAAGTGGATCAGGAGCTCCAGGAGTGGGAGGATAAGCGGCAGGCATTGGCTCACAGGAGGGCCATGAGCCGGCCACCTGTGTCCCGGGCCTCCAGACCCCCTCCCAGACAGCAGCGGGGCCTCCAGGAGATCCGGGTCTATGAGGCCCGATGCAGAGACACCACAATCCACAACACATTCATGTGTGGGGACATGAAGGGAGTGCACACTGTGTTAAAGGACCCCTGCATGGTCAACGCACTGATGGAAACAGTACATGAGGAGATGGTGTGGGCTCCAGAGCTGG GGATGTGGACCATGAGCTCCAAGATCAAGCAGACATCTGCATTGCGTCTGGCAGCCAGCAAGGGACACTCAGGCTGTGTGGAGGAGCTGCTGTTTCGAGGGGCGGAGGTGGATGCTGACCCTGGTGGCAGCACAGCCCTGCATGATGCCTGTATAGGTGGCCATGACAGCTGTGTCCAGCTGCTGCTATCCCACGGAGCAGACCCTGACCTGCTGGCAGAAGACGGCAGTGCACCCCTTCACCTCTGCAACACAGCCCAGACATTTCA GTGTGCTGAGCTGCTGGTTACGGGTGGGGCAGAGGTCAATGTGTTGACCAGTGAAACAAAGCTAATGCCCCTCCATGTGGTGGCTCGTCGGGGTCTGGAGGAGCATGTGAAGCTCTTTCTGTCCCATGGAGCTGATGTGTCAGCCAGGAACCGTGAGGGGGAGACCCCCCTCAATGCAGCCTGTGGTGGGGCTGAGAGGCCTGCCGAGGCTGGGCGGTACCTCCGCGTGGTCCAGATGCTGCTGGGAGCTGGGGCTGACCCCTGCACTGCAGGCAGGAAACACCACACACCTCTACACAACGCCTGTAGTAACTGCAGCCCACGCATTGCAGAAATTTTACTACAACATGGAGCCAAAGCAGATGTGCAGAACTGTGCTGGATACACACCCATGGACTGTCTGTTACAG GTGGTGGAGGACTATCCAGACCAGCATCCTGAGGCTGTAGCACGCTCCCTCCTAAACCACGGGGCCAAGGCCGGTAAAAGCTTGGTATGTCAGGGTGGTCAATTGGAAAA ATGCTGA